TACGGCGCCTGGGGCGAGAAGAACCTCTACGGCAAGGTCGTCACCGGCGTGCTGCGCTCCACCTTCGTGCTCGACGAGGCCGGCGTGGTCACGCTGGCGCTATACAACGTCAAGGCCACCGGGCACGTGGCGAGCCTGCGCAAGAAGCTCGGCCTCTAACTCGGGTCGCGGGTGCTGGTGGCCTCGAGCACGCTGCGGGTGAAGAGAAGCACGATCACCAGCACCGAGGGCACCAGCAGCGCCCAGCCGAGGTCCGGCCGGGCGTAGAGGCCCTGGAAGCATCCGATGGCGACGAAGACCTGCACGAGCTGCCAGGTCACCGCGGCAGCCCGGATCCACGGCCGGGCGCGGAGGGTGGCCACCGCAATCGTGCTGACCCAGAGTGCAGCAACGATGGTGAGCACCAGAATGGCGATCGCGCTGGCGAAAGACGTGGGCTGGTCGGTGAGCAGCTCCAGGATGAGCCAGATCACGGCCGCCCACAGGAGGGCTGCCTCCGCGGCCAGGAGTGCCGCCAAGACGGTCAGTGCGCGGGATCGGCGGGCTCGACGGGGCTCGCCAGGACCCCCCTGGCTGGGGTCGAACGGTTGGCTCACAGCGTTATCCCATACAAAACTATTGATTTGACACCCCTATTATGCGACCATATTTGAGGCCCGGTTGACGCTCACAGGGTGGTGAGCAGATCTCCATGTAGATCCGACCTTCCTGCAACCTGGGCTTCCCCCCGCATCTTCGGCCGATCGGCCAGGCATCCCCCCGCAATAAAGGAGCACCCCTATGGACTGGCGCGATAAAGCTGCCTGCCTCACCGCCGACCCGGAACTCTTCTTCCCGGTTGGCAACACTGGTCCCGCAGTCGACCAGATCGAGAAGGCCAAGTCCGTGTGCGCCCGTTGCAACGTCACGGAGGTGTGCCTCCAGTACGCTCTCGAGACCGGTCAGGACTCCGGCGTCTGGGGTGGACTGAGCGAAGACGAGCGCCGCGCCCTCAAGCGTCGCGCCGCCCGCGCCCGCCGCGCGTCCTGAGACACTCGACGTCACGCTGACGAAGCGGGCGA
This is a stretch of genomic DNA from Cryobacterium soli. It encodes these proteins:
- a CDS encoding WhiB family transcriptional regulator produces the protein MDWRDKAACLTADPELFFPVGNTGPAVDQIEKAKSVCARCNVTEVCLQYALETGQDSGVWGGLSEDERRALKRRAARARRAS